A region of Piscinibacter gummiphilus DNA encodes the following proteins:
- a CDS encoding lytic transglycosylase domain-containing protein, with translation MKDTLKNFKRVYGRPLAALTLAAATALPALPAAAQVATPGNILEARDAYRKRDRAKLASLRATAVGENQALAPWVDYWDLNSRLNTVQVDEVEAFYQRWPGTYVEDRLRNDWLLELGRRRDWKALAADYPRFRMNDDRQVICYALLADHLAGKDVREAGRDAWFAQKEGDDGCTLLATTLFEAKQLGASDVWRRARAAVDANKPAVARTAVQLVAPSFVSDVSDVFDSPARYLAKKKPGGDRAQQELVTLALMRLAASDIDATVNLLNTTWQNSLRPDQAAWAWATVGKKAALALMPAAPTYFQQADLLATKTERDLVWADEVLAWKARAALRNDGGPRWQQVMQAVNAMDPKEQADPTWVYWKARALQALARDSSDPAAFNAQSQEMLASIAGQYHFYGSLAAEELGRPIAMPAVPTPLTSAEKEAAARVPGLTRAILLINAGLRSEGNREWNFTLRGMDDRTLRAAAELGCERALWDRCINTSDRTKAEIDMAQRFPTPFRRELTSKAKDASLDPAYVYGLIRQESRFIADARSGVGAAGLMQLMPATARWTAKKTGTPFTQDMITDRDMNLKLGMSYLKLVLDDLGGSQAMAAAAYNAGPGRPRRWREGPRLEPAIWVENVPFSETRDYVKKVLSNATFYSALLINPNATQAPSLKARLGRSIGPREAGQPAPDAELP, from the coding sequence ATGAAAGACACGTTGAAGAACTTCAAACGAGTATATGGGCGCCCCCTGGCGGCGCTCACCCTCGCGGCCGCCACGGCGCTGCCCGCCCTCCCGGCCGCGGCCCAGGTCGCCACCCCCGGCAACATCCTCGAGGCCCGCGATGCCTACCGCAAGCGCGACCGTGCGAAGCTCGCCTCGCTGCGGGCCACCGCGGTGGGCGAGAACCAGGCGCTCGCGCCGTGGGTCGACTACTGGGACCTCAACAGCCGCCTGAACACCGTCCAGGTGGACGAGGTCGAGGCGTTCTACCAGCGCTGGCCCGGCACCTACGTGGAAGACCGCCTGCGCAACGACTGGCTGCTCGAACTGGGCCGCCGGCGCGACTGGAAGGCCCTCGCGGCGGACTACCCGCGCTTCCGCATGAACGACGACCGCCAGGTCATCTGCTACGCGCTGCTGGCCGACCACCTCGCCGGCAAGGACGTGCGCGAAGCCGGCCGCGACGCCTGGTTCGCACAGAAGGAAGGCGACGACGGCTGCACGCTGCTCGCCACCACGCTGTTCGAGGCGAAGCAGCTCGGCGCCTCCGACGTGTGGCGCCGCGCCCGCGCCGCGGTCGATGCGAACAAGCCCGCCGTGGCCCGCACCGCGGTGCAGCTGGTGGCGCCGTCGTTCGTAAGTGACGTCAGCGACGTGTTCGACAGCCCCGCCCGCTACCTCGCGAAGAAGAAGCCCGGGGGCGACCGCGCGCAGCAGGAGCTGGTCACGCTCGCGCTGATGCGCCTGGCCGCGAGCGACATCGACGCCACGGTCAACCTGCTCAACACCACCTGGCAGAACAGCCTGCGGCCCGACCAGGCCGCGTGGGCGTGGGCCACGGTCGGCAAGAAGGCGGCGCTGGCCCTGATGCCCGCCGCGCCCACCTACTTCCAGCAGGCCGACCTGCTCGCGACGAAGACCGAGCGCGACCTGGTGTGGGCCGACGAGGTGCTCGCGTGGAAGGCCCGCGCCGCGCTGCGCAACGACGGCGGCCCGCGCTGGCAGCAGGTGATGCAGGCCGTCAACGCGATGGACCCGAAGGAGCAGGCCGACCCCACCTGGGTGTACTGGAAGGCCCGCGCGCTGCAGGCCCTCGCCCGCGACTCGTCCGACCCGGCCGCGTTCAACGCGCAGTCGCAGGAGATGCTCGCCTCCATCGCCGGCCAGTACCACTTCTACGGCTCGCTCGCGGCCGAGGAGCTGGGGCGGCCCATCGCGATGCCGGCCGTGCCCACGCCGCTGACCTCGGCCGAGAAGGAGGCCGCGGCCCGGGTGCCCGGTCTCACCCGCGCGATCCTGCTGATCAACGCCGGCCTGCGCAGCGAAGGCAACCGCGAGTGGAACTTCACGCTGCGCGGCATGGACGACCGCACGCTGCGCGCCGCCGCCGAACTGGGCTGCGAACGCGCGCTGTGGGACCGCTGCATCAACACCAGCGACCGCACGAAGGCCGAGATCGACATGGCCCAGCGTTTCCCCACGCCGTTCCGCCGCGAGCTCACCAGCAAGGCCAAGGACGCCTCGCTCGACCCCGCCTACGTCTACGGCCTGATCCGCCAGGAGTCGCGTTTCATCGCCGACGCCCGCTCGGGCGTCGGTGCCGCCGGCCTGATGCAGTTGATGCCCGCCACCGCACGCTGGACCGCGAAGAAGACCGGCACGCCGTTCACCCAGGACATGATCACCGACCGCGACATGAACCTGAAGCTCGGCATGAGCTACCTGAAGCTGGTGCTGGACGACCTGGGCGGCTCGCAGGCCATGGCCGCCGCGGCGTACAACGCCGGCCCCGGCCGCCCGCGCCGCTGGCGAGAGGGCCCGCGCCTGGAGCCCGCGATCTGGGTGGAGAACGTGCCGTTCTCGGAAACGCGCGACTACGTGAAGAAGGTGCTGTCGAACGCCACCTTCTACTCGGCGCTGCTGATCAATCCGAACGCCACGCAGGCGCCGTCGCTCAAGGCGCGCCTCGGGCGCAGCATCGGACCACGGGAAGCGGGGCAACCGGCCCCGGATGCGGAGTTGCCATGA
- a CDS encoding WD40/YVTN/BNR-like repeat-containing protein → MGPVHSVRAWARRLGSVFLVVALVGCASVNQVRDPAKSPPRAGESVVVLSLTGNTAQVTALDEITVRQVNQVAGSNVTILHVLNQVSKGVSRDTSLFAGVLPEGEYEFTVFRNHQTQRFLNLNESMRQRIGKFTVRNGQPVDLGRLILTPVNQLVVVGRSTRVTSNVPLMRRFAPDQMKFFEGELSSGWNTARGDNDRVEEYALQRPVGADHPVELADGRIAAASRLGSVLIRDDQGRWRPVRSDTLDSFLYVMPGHRSDTTLLAVGEFGALMRLPAGSDKLEPLDSGDLPAGNLLFIAGDERAGWYIGHQKDKTLTLFHSAQLEGGRWSPLRQETVGFDFWNGANSIWFWRRPGGFSYAVSEGSIHTLDFASGAWSMTKAPNGNRLVSVEANPNGSIGILTSPGGGFAGIFASLYLSEDLGQHWQEVKPEFKVKVAPPRQLASGTLLVMGGVFGTPELQASQDGGRTWQHRAPFALDRRLVVLPSGALLTVDSGQFGLFSVSRSTDDGATWRVEYSNYDARAAQATAKK, encoded by the coding sequence ATGGGTCCGGTTCATTCGGTGCGCGCATGGGCGCGGCGCCTTGGTTCGGTGTTTCTGGTGGTCGCCCTCGTGGGCTGCGCCTCCGTGAACCAGGTGCGCGACCCCGCGAAGTCGCCCCCACGCGCGGGTGAAAGCGTCGTCGTGCTGAGCCTGACCGGCAACACGGCCCAGGTCACCGCGCTGGACGAAATCACGGTACGGCAGGTCAACCAGGTCGCGGGCAGCAACGTGACGATCCTGCACGTGCTGAACCAGGTGTCGAAGGGCGTGTCCCGCGACACCTCGCTCTTCGCCGGCGTGCTGCCGGAAGGCGAGTACGAGTTCACCGTCTTCCGGAACCACCAGACCCAGCGGTTCCTCAACCTCAACGAGTCGATGCGCCAGCGCATCGGCAAGTTCACGGTGCGCAACGGGCAGCCGGTGGACCTCGGCCGCCTGATCCTGACCCCAGTGAACCAGCTGGTCGTCGTGGGGCGCAGCACCCGCGTCACGTCGAACGTGCCCCTGATGCGGCGCTTCGCCCCCGATCAGATGAAGTTCTTCGAGGGCGAGTTGTCCTCGGGCTGGAACACCGCGCGCGGCGACAACGACCGCGTCGAGGAATACGCGCTGCAGCGCCCCGTCGGCGCCGACCACCCCGTGGAGCTCGCCGACGGACGGATCGCCGCGGCCAGCCGCCTCGGCAGCGTGCTGATCCGGGACGACCAGGGGCGCTGGCGGCCGGTGCGCAGCGACACGCTGGACTCCTTTCTCTACGTGATGCCCGGCCATCGGAGCGACACCACGCTGCTCGCCGTCGGCGAGTTCGGTGCCCTGATGCGGCTGCCCGCGGGATCGGACAAGCTCGAGCCCCTGGACAGCGGGGACCTGCCGGCCGGCAACCTGCTCTTCATCGCCGGCGACGAACGCGCCGGCTGGTACATCGGACACCAGAAGGACAAGACGCTGACCTTGTTCCATTCAGCGCAGCTCGAAGGCGGCCGCTGGTCGCCCCTTCGCCAGGAGACGGTGGGCTTCGATTTCTGGAACGGGGCCAACAGCATCTGGTTCTGGCGCCGCCCGGGTGGCTTCAGCTACGCGGTGTCCGAAGGCTCGATCCACACGCTCGACTTCGCGAGCGGGGCGTGGTCGATGACCAAGGCGCCCAACGGCAACCGGCTCGTGTCCGTCGAGGCGAATCCGAACGGTTCCATCGGCATCCTCACGTCGCCGGGAGGCGGCTTCGCCGGCATCTTCGCGAGCCTCTACCTCTCCGAGGACCTGGGACAGCACTGGCAGGAGGTCAAGCCGGAGTTCAAGGTGAAGGTCGCGCCGCCGCGGCAACTCGCGTCCGGCACGCTGCTGGTGATGGGAGGCGTCTTCGGCACGCCCGAACTCCAGGCCAGCCAGGATGGCGGCCGAACCTGGCAGCACCGCGCGCCGTTCGCCCTGGACCGCCGCCTCGTCGTGCTGCCATCCGGTGCCCTGCTCACCGTGGATTCGGGCCAGTTCGGGCTGTTCTCGGTGAGCCGTTCGACGGACGACGGTGCGACTTGGCGCGTGGAGTACTCGAACTACGATGCCCGGGCCGCGCAGGCGACCGCGAAGAAGTAG
- a CDS encoding methylenetetrahydrofolate reductase, protein MSQPFPISLEFFPAKTPDGVTKYAAVRQELYALKPAFCSVTAGAGGSTHRGTLDMVRDIFTEGFEGAPHFTCVGASKASVVEALGQFREAGIRRIVALRGDLPSGYGSHGELRYASDLVELIRAETGDHFHVEVAAYPETHPQAKSPQADLQAYAAKVKAGANSSITQLFFNADAYFRFVDDARALGADVPVVPGIMPITNASGLIRFADNTGAEIPRWIRLRLQAFGDDVESIKAFGLDVVSDLCERLKAGGAPGLHLYTMNASAASLALAKRLGL, encoded by the coding sequence ATGAGCCAACCCTTCCCCATCAGCCTCGAATTCTTCCCGGCGAAAACCCCGGACGGCGTCACGAAGTACGCCGCGGTGCGCCAGGAGCTGTATGCGCTGAAGCCCGCGTTCTGCTCGGTCACGGCCGGCGCCGGCGGCTCCACGCACCGGGGCACGCTGGACATGGTGCGCGACATCTTCACCGAAGGCTTCGAGGGTGCGCCGCACTTCACGTGCGTGGGCGCCAGCAAGGCCTCCGTCGTCGAGGCGCTCGGCCAGTTCCGCGAGGCCGGCATCCGCCGCATCGTCGCGCTGCGCGGCGACCTGCCGAGCGGCTACGGCAGCCACGGCGAACTCCGCTACGCGAGCGACCTCGTCGAACTGATCCGCGCCGAGACCGGCGACCACTTCCACGTCGAGGTGGCCGCGTACCCCGAGACCCACCCGCAGGCGAAGTCGCCGCAGGCCGACCTGCAGGCCTACGCGGCCAAGGTGAAGGCCGGCGCGAACTCGTCCATCACGCAGCTGTTCTTCAACGCCGACGCGTACTTCCGCTTCGTCGACGACGCCCGCGCGCTGGGCGCCGACGTGCCGGTCGTGCCGGGCATCATGCCCATCACGAACGCGAGCGGCCTGATCCGCTTCGCCGACAACACCGGCGCCGAGATCCCGCGCTGGATCCGCCTGCGCCTGCAGGCGTTCGGTGACGACGTGGAGTCCATCAAGGCCTTCGGCCTCGACGTGGTGAGCGACCTGTGCGAGCGGCTGAAGGCCGGCGGCGCGCCGGGGCTGCACCTCTACACGATGAACGCGAGCGCAGCGAGCCTCGCGCTCGCGAAACGCCTGGGACTCTGA
- a CDS encoding 5-formyltetrahydrofolate cyclo-ligase yields MTPTERDTLREKLIKDRQALPDRLERAVQLQQVLRSWLVSRKESTIGAYWPIKGEFDPLPALFRWSEGGPEGSPRRIGLPVTDRETESLRFHVWFPGCPMELDAHDIPKPKDTDVFQPAILVLPCVGYGPGGVRLGYGGGFYDQTVAALKPRPLTVGVGYAHGFLPLLRARPDEEPLDVMITEEGVMFSRV; encoded by the coding sequence ATGACTCCGACCGAACGCGACACGCTGCGCGAGAAACTCATCAAGGACCGCCAGGCGCTGCCGGACCGGCTCGAACGCGCGGTCCAGCTGCAGCAGGTGCTGCGCAGCTGGCTCGTGAGCCGCAAGGAATCCACGATCGGGGCCTACTGGCCCATCAAGGGCGAGTTCGACCCGCTGCCGGCGCTGTTCCGCTGGAGCGAGGGCGGGCCCGAAGGGTCGCCGCGCCGCATCGGCCTGCCGGTGACGGACCGCGAGACCGAGTCACTGCGTTTCCACGTGTGGTTCCCGGGCTGCCCGATGGAGCTCGACGCCCACGACATCCCGAAGCCCAAGGACACCGACGTGTTCCAGCCGGCCATCCTGGTGCTGCCCTGCGTGGGCTACGGCCCGGGCGGCGTGCGCCTGGGTTACGGCGGTGGGTTCTACGACCAGACGGTGGCGGCGCTGAAGCCGCGGCCGCTGACGGTGGGTGTGGGGTATGCCCACGGCTTCCTGCCGCTGCTGCGCGCGCGCCCTGACGAGGAGCCCCTGGACGTGATGATCACCGAGGAAGGGGTGATGTTCTCGAGGGTGTGA
- a CDS encoding TfoX/Sxy family protein yields MPAPMPDYIQHCLELLAPLGPTRARRMFGGFGLYADDLFVALVLGEQLYLKTDSTSRAQFEAAGCAPFVYDAAGKSVTVSYWTAPDEAMESPALMQPWARLAFEAALRARNKPGKAAKPASRRRPTR; encoded by the coding sequence ATGCCTGCACCGATGCCCGACTACATCCAGCATTGCCTGGAACTGCTCGCCCCGCTGGGCCCCACCCGCGCGCGCCGCATGTTCGGGGGCTTCGGGCTCTATGCCGACGACCTGTTCGTGGCGCTCGTCCTGGGCGAGCAGCTGTACCTGAAGACGGACAGCACGTCGCGGGCGCAATTCGAGGCGGCCGGATGCGCCCCATTCGTCTACGACGCCGCGGGCAAGTCCGTGACGGTGAGCTACTGGACGGCGCCGGACGAGGCGATGGAATCGCCCGCCCTGATGCAGCCGTGGGCCCGGCTCGCCTTCGAAGCCGCGCTGCGGGCCCGCAACAAACCCGGCAAGGCCGCCAAGCCGGCTAGCCGACGACGCCCGACTCGGTGA
- a CDS encoding complex I NDUFA9 subunit family protein → MKKILVLGGTGFIGQSLCEHLTARYGGAGPRLMVPTRQIQRGRRVQYLPTVDVIPADVDRDEDLRRLVAGSDVVVNLIARLQGSKAEFERTHVDLPRRIAETCRQVGVRRLVHVSALGASADAPSVYQRTKAEGEAVLAVSTLDVTVFRPSIVFGAQDKFMNLFAGLQGVLPVMPLAGARSRLQPVWVSDVAEALVQAIEWRETIGKTYELAGPTVYTLADLVRLAGQWSGHPRPVFGLPNALAKLQALAMECLPGEPMLSRDNVDSLSVDNVATGTLPDLADLGITPAALEAVMPPLLARRDSVARLEPWRRTAGR, encoded by the coding sequence ATGAAAAAGATCCTCGTCCTGGGCGGCACCGGTTTCATCGGACAAAGCCTCTGCGAACACCTGACCGCACGCTACGGCGGCGCCGGGCCGCGCCTGATGGTCCCCACGCGGCAGATCCAGCGCGGACGGCGCGTGCAGTACCTGCCCACCGTCGACGTGATCCCCGCCGACGTGGACCGGGACGAGGACCTCCGCCGGCTCGTCGCCGGCAGCGACGTGGTGGTCAACCTGATCGCGCGGCTGCAGGGCTCGAAGGCCGAGTTCGAGCGCACCCACGTCGATCTGCCGCGCCGCATCGCCGAGACCTGCCGACAGGTGGGTGTGCGGCGCCTGGTGCACGTGAGCGCGCTCGGCGCGTCGGCCGACGCGCCCTCGGTCTACCAGCGCACCAAGGCCGAGGGCGAGGCCGTGCTGGCCGTCTCCACGCTCGACGTCACCGTGTTCCGCCCGTCGATCGTCTTCGGAGCACAGGACAAGTTCATGAACCTCTTCGCCGGCCTGCAGGGTGTGCTGCCGGTGATGCCGCTCGCGGGCGCCCGCAGCCGGCTGCAGCCGGTGTGGGTGTCCGACGTGGCAGAAGCCCTCGTGCAGGCCATCGAATGGCGCGAGACCATCGGCAAGACCTACGAGCTGGCCGGCCCCACCGTCTACACGCTCGCCGACCTCGTGCGCCTGGCCGGCCAATGGTCGGGCCACCCGCGTCCGGTGTTCGGCCTGCCGAACGCGCTCGCGAAGCTGCAGGCGCTCGCGATGGAGTGCCTGCCGGGCGAACCCATGCTCTCGCGCGACAACGTCGACTCGCTGTCGGTCGACAACGTCGCCACCGGCACGCTGCCGGACCTCGCCGACCTGGGCATCACGCCCGCCGCGCTGGAGGCCGTGATGCCGCCGCTGCTCGCGCGCCGCGACAGCGTGGCGCGCCTCGAACCCTGGCGCCGCACCGCCGGCCGCTGA
- a CDS encoding 5-formyltetrahydrofolate cyclo-ligase, translated as MRQHLLAERERFVLSPAAADAARALEDRLVAVLAQLVPECLGVYWPMRSEFNAAHRWRVDDVDVPLALPFARRDPPSMQYRVWDGREPAERDDCNIPTASGGPVTPDVVLVPCVGFTDDGYRLGYGGGFFDRYMEKHPDTTAIGVAWSVGRIEPGAFVPQAHDRPLMLVVTESGVVG; from the coding sequence TTGCGCCAGCACCTGCTGGCCGAGCGTGAGCGTTTTGTCCTGTCACCTGCGGCCGCCGACGCCGCCCGCGCGCTGGAGGACCGGTTGGTGGCCGTGCTGGCCCAACTGGTTCCCGAATGCCTGGGGGTGTACTGGCCGATGCGATCCGAATTTAACGCAGCCCACCGTTGGCGCGTGGACGACGTGGATGTGCCGTTGGCACTTCCGTTCGCCCGGCGCGACCCGCCGTCGATGCAATACCGCGTATGGGACGGCCGCGAGCCGGCCGAACGCGACGACTGCAACATCCCGACGGCCAGCGGCGGGCCGGTGACACCCGACGTGGTGCTGGTGCCCTGTGTGGGTTTCACCGACGACGGCTACCGGCTCGGGTACGGTGGCGGCTTCTTCGACCGGTACATGGAAAAGCACCCCGACACCACCGCCATCGGCGTGGCCTGGTCGGTGGGGCGCATCGAGCCCGGGGCGTTCGTGCCGCAGGCGCACGACCGGCCGCTGATGCTCGTGGTCACCGAGTCGGGCGTCGTCGGCTAG
- a CDS encoding glutathione S-transferase family protein yields MKLYIGNKNYSSWSMRPWVLFTETGIPFEEVVVRFDSFDPGSKFKTEILKHNPVGKVPVLVDGDLAVWDSLAIAEYAAEKFPEKNLWPADPKRRARARSVTAEMHSGFNGVRNHFGMNIEARLPEVGAKVLAEQPDVRKEVDRLVSMWTSLLAESGGPMLFGDFTIADAFYAPVVTRLVTYGVPVPPVVQGYVDRVLALRSLSAWRRDALAEQDFLQFEENYRTSRA; encoded by the coding sequence ATGAAGCTCTACATCGGCAACAAGAACTACTCGTCCTGGTCCATGCGCCCGTGGGTGCTGTTCACCGAAACCGGCATCCCGTTCGAGGAGGTGGTGGTGCGTTTCGACTCGTTCGACCCCGGCTCGAAGTTCAAGACCGAGATCCTGAAGCACAACCCGGTGGGCAAGGTGCCGGTGCTGGTCGACGGCGACCTGGCCGTGTGGGACTCGCTCGCCATCGCCGAGTACGCCGCCGAGAAGTTCCCGGAAAAGAACCTGTGGCCGGCCGACCCGAAGCGCCGCGCCCGCGCGCGCAGCGTGACGGCGGAGATGCACTCGGGCTTCAACGGCGTGCGCAACCATTTCGGCATGAACATCGAGGCGCGCCTGCCCGAGGTGGGCGCGAAGGTGCTGGCCGAGCAACCGGACGTGCGCAAGGAAGTCGACCGCCTGGTGTCGATGTGGACCTCGCTGCTCGCCGAGTCGGGCGGCCCGATGCTGTTCGGCGACTTCACGATCGCCGACGCGTTCTACGCCCCCGTGGTCACCCGCCTCGTGACGTACGGCGTGCCGGTGCCGCCCGTGGTGCAGGGTTACGTCGACCGGGTGCTCGCGCTGCGCAGCCTCTCGGCCTGGCGCCGCGACGCGCTGGCCGAGCAGGACTTCCTGCAGTTCGAGGAGAACTACCGCACGTCCCGCGCATGA